The genomic stretch TACAGTTTCATCAAAATGATATCAGTCATCGAAGACACACGCATATCACGCCACGCTTCCCCATAATCATGGTTTTTATTTTCCAGCAGTCCCCTTGTAGCGTCCACCCACTTTTCATATAGCGGTTCCAGCTCTTCATACCCTAATTCCAACCGCTCATCATTTATTAAATCCAATTGGATCAAGGCGATCAGGCAATAATTGACAATACCTATAAATTCATCCTGCACCGGATCCTGTACCCGCTGGGTTCCTTTATCTTGGATAGAACGGATGCGCTGGGCTTTGATAAAAATCTGATCGGTAATGGACGATAAGCGCAACACTCTCCACGCCGTCCCATAATCGACGGTTTTCTTCTTAAAAAGTTCTTTACAAAGGGTAATAACTTGATTATATTCGCTAACAGTTTGCGTTTTCAAAGCAATGATTGATTTTAATGAAAGATACTCCGAACTCATCTTCAGAGACCGAAGATAAATTATTTCCCTCAAAAATAACACTCCAAATCAAAGGAAAGCTTATTCTATTGGATGATCCTTGTGTAATGGGCATTCTCAATGTCACACCGGATTCATTTTATTCAGAAAGCCGCATCAGCCCCGATGAAAATAAATTGTTACAAAAAGCAGAAAAGCTACTTGGTGAAGGTGCGGCCATCCTTGACCTTGGAGGATACAGCAGTAGGCCCGGCGCCGCTGAAGTGACTACAGAAGATGAGATAAACCGCATTCTCCCCGCTGTAAAAGCCTTGAAAAAACACTTCCCCGCCGCCATCATTTCGGTGGATACTTTTAGGCACAAAGTCGCCGAAGCTGCCTTCTCAGAAGGAGCAGATATCATTAACGATATTTCCGGTGGCGAACTGGACAAAAAGATGATCCCCACCGTCGGAAAACTAAACATTCCCTACATCTGCATGCATATGCGTGGAAATCCTGAAACCATGCAGGACAAAACGGAGTATAATAACATAGAAAAGGATATTTTATTATTTTTTAACGAAAAATTGAACCAATGTTATAAAGCTGGCATTAAAGATGTAATAATTGACCCAGGGTTTGGTTTTGCCAAAACTTTGGTACAAAACTATAGGATTCTTAAAAATTTATCTTATTTTAAGACTATAAAAAACCCTATATTAGCTGGTGTCTCCAGAAAATCTATGATTTACAAAACTTTGGGCGTATCGCCCGAGGAGGCACTTAATGGAACAACGGCCCTCAATATGGCTGCGCTCCTTAACGGAGCAAAAATATTAAGAGTACACGACGTAAAAGAAGCTACTGAAACCGTAAAATTATATAAACAACTTTACCCTTGAATCTACTTTTCAAAATAGGATTTTTAGACATTTCCATCGTCAATATTATAGACATCACCTTGGTGAGTATCCTGATTTACCAGGTCTATAAATTGATGCGAGGCAGTGTGGCCATAAAAATCTTTTTGGGGTTCTTGTCCATTTACTTGGTTTATTTGGTGGTCAATGCTGCCAGAATGGAGCTCCTTTCCAGTATTTTGGGTCAGTTTATGGGCGTGGGTGTTATCGCGGCGATCATCCTTTTTGCACCTGAAATCCGAAAGTTCCTTTTAATTATCGGCAGAAGTTCTATCCTCTCCAATGAAAATGTCCTCCAAGAGCTCCTTTTTTGGAGAAAAAAGGAAACCAATGCATTTAACATCACCCCCATCATCGATGCCTGCAAATCGCTTTCTGGCACCAGTACCGGTGCGCTGATAGTTGTTTCACGAAATACAGAATTGAAATTTTACGCAGAAAGTGGTGACCTGATCGATGCTATTGTATCAAAAAGGTTATTGATCAGTATTTTCAACAAGTACAGCCCCTTGCATGACGGGGCGGTCATCCTATATAATGGCAAAGTAAAAGCAGCCAGGTGTATCCTGCCGGTTACGGAAAAAGAGGTTCCGGCCAAGTTTGGCCTTCGTCACCGTGCGGCGATCGGCATGTCCGAAGCAACAGACACTTTGGTACTGATCGTTTCGGAAGAAACCGGCCAGGTTTCCATGGCCAAAAACGGCAATATCCTGCACAATCTTTCTTTCCAAGAGATTCGTGAGATGCTCAACAACTACCTTACAGGGGTGGATATTGACGATAAATTTGAAATGATCAGTTCTTTTGAAAGCAGGAAGTTAAAGTCCCGCCCTGCTGAGGCGTAAGGTGGATATTTCACTCATGCCGCGACTTAGGGCCACGGCATGAATGAAACCAGTCCGGCTAAGGCGGACCAACCTTTACCTCAAATCACCCCAAGTTCCTTCCCTACTTCCGTAAAGGCTTTAATTGCCGTATCCAAATGTCCTCGATCATGGGCGGCTGATATCTGCACGCGGATCCTGGCTTGGCCTTTTGGCACCACTGGGTAATAAAAACCTATCACATACACGCCCCGCTCAAGGAGCTTCTCGGCCATCTGCTGGGAAAGCACCGCATCATACAGCATTATTGGAACGATCGGATGGACACCAGGCTTGATATCAAAACCGGCTTCAGTCATTTTCTCCCTGAAATAAGTGGTGTTTTCTTCCAATTTGTCCCGGAGTTCGGTCGTTTCCGAAAGTAAATCAAAAACAGCGATAGAAGCTCCCGTAATGGCAGGCGCAAGGGTATTGGAGAAAAGATAAGGCCGCGAACGCTGACGTAGAATGTCTATGATTTCCTTTCTGCCCGAGGTAAATCCTCCTGAGGCACCTCCAAGTGCTTTCCCTAATGTACCGGTAATAATATCCATTTTGCCCATCACCCCTTTCAGCTCATGTACACCGCGTCCTGTTTTACCGATGAATCCAGTCGAATGGCACTCATCGGACATCACCAGCGCATCATACTTCTCGGCCAGGGCGACGATCTTATCCATCTGGGCAATGGTACCATCCATGGAAAAGGCCCCATCTGTCACGATAATTTTTTGCTTTGCCCCTTTTTCATTGGCATCCTTCAACTGGACTTCCAAGTCCTCCATATCATTGTGCTTGAAACGGAATCTCATTGCTTTACAAAGCCGTACACCGTCAATGATGGAAGCATGGTTCAAGGCGTCGGAGATAATGGCATCCTCAGGCCCTAAAATAGGCTCAAAAACACCCCCATTGGCATCAAAAGCCGCCGCATATAGGATCGTATCTTCGGTACCCAAAAACTCACTAATCTTCTTCTCCAGCTCTTTGTGGATATCCTGCGTGCCACAGATAAACCTCACTGAAGACATCCCATAGCCATGGCTATCTATTGCTTTCTTAGCGGCTTCTATCACCTTGGGATGACTGGAAAGCCCCAAGTAATTATTAGCGCAAAAATTCAGCACCTTCTTCCCATCCCCGGTGGTGATTTCTGCTCCCTGTGGAGAAGTAATCACCCGTTCTGACTTATACAGCCCCAAATTACTTATTTCTTTCAGTTCCTTTTCTAATTTTGGTTTTAAACTTTCGTACATGATATATTTGGATTTTATTTCGTATTATTGTAATTGAAAAACTTTCATATAAAAGTAGTTTAAAATATTTACAATCGGTAAAATTGAATTTATTAATTTTGCGTAAACTCGTATTGTATATTAGGCCACGTTATGAGAGCCAAAAATGCGTGAAAATCAATTTCTGACCGTAGAAGAAAGGTTAACGCATATTTCGAGTTAATATAAACCCTAAACGTAAAAAAGCCCTTGTTCATTCATGACAAGGCTCATAGAGATTATGGAAACAATTCTTATCACTGGAGCTGCAGGTCAACTGGGTTCCGAACTTACCTTGGCTCTCGCCCACATGTACGGGGGTGACCGTATCATAGCCACGGACATCAACGAAGCCTCAGCTCATAAGTTTGACTATTGCCGCTTTATGCCCCTGGACGTAATGGACAATCAAAAAATAGCTGAGATAGTAAAAACCGAAAAGGTTACCCAGATCTATCACCTTGCAGCCATCCTTTCAGCCACCAGTGAAAAGAATCCGATTTTTGCCTGGAACCTAAACATGGAAAGCCTCCTTTCCATTTTGGAAATAGCCAGGGAACAAAAGCTTAACAAAATCTATTGGCCTTCCTCCATCGCAGTTTTTGGCCCCAATACACCTATGCAAGACACCCCTCAGGACTGTGTGATGGATCCAAACACGGTTTATGGCATTTCCAAACAAGCCGGGGAAAGATGGTGCGCTTATTATTATGAAAAATACGGTGTGGATGTAAGGAGCTTACGTTATCCTGGTCTGATCGGCTACAAGTCCATGCCTGGTGGCGGCACCACAGACTACGCTGTAGATATCTTTCACAAGGCCATTGAAGGCGAGGACTTTGAGTGTTTCCTGAACGAGGACACCTATCTGCCCATGATGTATATGGATGATGCCATCAAGGCTACCCTGGACCTGATGCACGCCCCTTCCGCGCAAATAAAAGTACGTTCCAGCTATAACCTTGGCGGTATCAGTTTTTCTCCCAAAGAAATTTATGCATGCATCAAACAGCATTATCCAAATTTCAACATCACCTTCAAGCCTGATTTCAGGCAACAAATTGCAGATACCTGGCCAGACAGCATCGACGACAGCGCTGCCAAAAATGACTGGGGATGGAAACATTCTTACGGTTTGGAAGAAATGACTAAGGATATTTTAGCTAACTTACCGGCCTATTTGGTACACCTAAAATAGAATTTGAATGAAAAAACTACTGCCATATGTCCTTTTGATGGGATTTACTTTTGCATGCGACAAGCCGGCAGAAGAGACCGCAAACGAAGAGATGACCACAGAGCATACCTCAGAACCAGCAGACAAAATTCTTCAACAGAAGGGGTCTACCTGGTTCACCTATGAGGGCACTGTACCTTGTGAGGATTGCAGCGGTATCAAGATGACATTGCGATTAGAAAACCGGGCCGAAAAGGATACAAGAGAATACAAGCTTACCCAAGTCTATCTGGACACTCCAGATGGCAATAGAACCTTTGAATCCTCAGGTGTTTATGAAGTTTCTTATGGGATGGAAGGGAATCCCGGAGCCATGGTCATCACCTTGCTGGACGGTCAGGAAAATCCCGTCAAACATTTTCTTCAGGAAAAGGACAGTGATAAGTTCATTATGCTTGACATCAACAAAAAGAAAATAAAATCCGATCTTAATTATTCGTTGATCATAAAATAAAGAGACTGTCCCATAAGCAGTCTTTTCGATCCTCCTTGGACACAAAAAAGGAGGAATCTCACATCACACTTGTAAATGCGCATTTGAGATTCCTTCCCAATGTATCGGGGTCGGAATGGCAATGAGCCAGGCTTTTATTTTTTATCCAATATCTTCTCCTTCTGAAAACCCAAAAGCACATCACCATCAGGATAAACCATCACAGGCCTTTTGATCATACTGCTATTGGCCACCAATACGGGGATCGCTGTACTAGCCTCATCCATCCCGTCTTTTTCTTCCTCAGATAGTTTTCTGTAAGTGGTTCCCCTTTTATTGACCAATTGCGCAAGTGGCACCTTTTCCAAAAAAACCTCCAAAAGCTTGGCCGTCGGAGGCGTCTTTTTATAATCCACAAATTCGTAGGCGACCCCTTCTTCTTCCAGTAATTTAAAGGTCTTTTTCATGGTATCACAGTTCTTGATACCGTACACAGCAAGTTTAGCACCCATAATTCAAATTATACTATTTCATTAAGTGAGGCTTCATTGGCTTCGAGGATATGAGCTACATGCTCATCTGTCAAAGCAGCACTCAAAAAGAGACTTTCAAATTGGGATGGTGGCAAGTATACACCTCGCTTCAACATGGCCTGGAAATATTTCCCGAATAATGCAGTATCAGCTGTTTTTGCTGTCTCAAAATCCACCACTTTCTCGGATGTAAAAAACAAACTGTACATACTTCCAAGATGCGTCATGGTATAGTCCAGGCCCATTTTGTCAAGAGTACCTTTTACACCAGCCACCAGCCTGCTCCCTGTTTGGTCAAGTTTCTTGTACACTTCCGGATGCTGAGAGAGATAATCCAGCATGGCCATTCCCGCAGCCGTGGCGATGGGGTTTCCAGACAAGGTACCCGCTTGATAAACGGGCCCAACAGGCGAAACAAAATCCATGATTTCCTTCTTTCCTCCATATGCGCCCACAGGCATGCCGCCACCGATGATTTTACCCATGGTAGTCAAATCCGGTGTAACACCAAACACTTCTTGGGCGCCTCCAGGAGCAAGACGAAAACCGGTCATTACTTCATCGAAAATCAGAACAATACCTTCCTCATCACATAACTTTCTAAGGCCTTGCAGAAAGCCTTCTTCTGGCAATACCAATCCCATATTCCCCGGCACAGGCTCTAAAATAATCGCAGCCACTTCATCCCTATTCGCCTCCACCACTTCCTTCACGGCATTCAGATCATTATATGGAGCCAATAGGGTATCCTTTGCGGTGCCCTTGGTTACCCCTGGAGAATTAGGGGCTCCCATCGTAATCGCTCCTGATCCAGCAGCAATCAAGAATGAATCGCCATGACCATGGTAATTTCCTTCAAATTTGATAAACTTATCACGGCCGGTATATCCCCTGGCGAGCCTTACTGCAGACATGGTGGCTTCGGTCCCGGAGTTGACCATCCTTACTTTTTCTACAGAAGGGACCATCTTACAGATCAATTCAGCGATATCGATTTCTTTTGCCGTAGGTGCGCCAAATGACGTTCCATTTTCAACAGCCTTGATGATCGCCTCATTTATTGCTGGATGGTTATGCCCCAAAATCATCGGCCCCCAGCTATTGATCAGCTCAATGTAGCGGTTATCATCCTCGTCATAGAGATAGGCTCCTTCCGCCTTTTTGATGAACAGGGGATCTCCACCTACAGCCTTAAAAGCCCTCACTGGTGAGTTTACACCTCCTGGTATGAAATTTTGAGCATTAAAAAAAAGCGACTTACTATTTTGGATATTCATTAAAACGTGTTATTTTATTTCCTTAATTTCACCTTCATTAAGTTTCAGTACAGGTACATACCGATTGGATTGGCTCCCATTAAAGTCCAGTCCAAAACCAAGATCAGATTGGACTGCACCTTGTCTATTGAGATTTTTTCTAAAATCAAATCCGGCAGTGGCATTGACCGAGCCTGCCACCCACTTCATCAGCTCGAAGCCAATGTAAGCATTGGAGCCAGGATAGGTGCTGTATTTTTCAAAAAAACGAAACCTGAAATCTTCTGTTTGCGACTTACTAAAGTCCACCGTATTGTTTCCGATATAATTCAGGTCATTGCCTTCCAGCATTTCAAAATTGGCAAAATTAAAATACAGCCAACTGTCCATCACAAAAATAGGAACACTGGTACTGAGAGATTCCAACAGAGACAAGGTAGGTGAGGCGATATAAGGATCATCTGAGAATATGACGATTTGGTCAGCACGCGCGGTCATGCCCGGCTTTAGCCCTACATTGGACAAAAAGTCCCGAATGTTGCTAGCCCCTACTTTCTCATTGAATACAATGCGATACCCTCGTTTAGAGGCCTCTTCAGCCAACTGACGTGCCATCAACTCATCCCGCGAGGAACCCGAGTAGGCAATTGCTATCCGGTTTCCGGCCACATGCTTTCTGCCATAGTTCAATAACTTGTCAACAATCACTTCGGTAGAAGGCCTGAAAAGATAGGCATAATCGGTATCACCAAACGTCTCCTTGATATTGGAAAGCGGATTGATGAATGGAATTTTATGACGGTCTGCAAAATTGGCCACCAACGCTGTTTCTTCAGGATAAATAGGCCCTATAATAATATCCGCCTTGTTGAAAAACGGATCGGACAGAATTTTTTGTACTACGGCATTTTTTCTTTCCGTGTCAAAAGTCTTTACATTGATGTCCATTCCTTTGCTCTTGGCATCCTTAATGGCCATGTCCAAACCTTGATAAAGCTCAAAAACAAAGTTCCCCCCGTCCAGGCTCCTAACACCTGAACCACCTTGATAGTTAAACGGAAGCACAATGGCTACATCCAACGTATTGTTTTTAATCCTATCCAATACCCGTCCATCTCCTTCTTTTCCGGCCAGGTTCATATCGTTCAGTTCTGCCAACAGTTTCTTCTCATTGGAAGAAAGTACCGATTGTTGTAGTAATTTCTCTTTCAAGGCCAGGCTGTATCCTTTGTTTTCTTTAAAAGAAGCATAATGCGCCACCAGCAAACTTACGGTCACGCTATTACTGCAATAATCATAACTGGCCCGATAGCTTTCCTCTTTGATTGCTTCGCCATCGATTTTCCCCATAGCCTTCAGTCCGTCATAGGCTTGGTTCAGTGAAAAATTGGTAGTCCCCAATAAGTACAAGGCCTCATCTTCTTTCTCCCAGTTGTAATCGGTCACCAGCTGCTCCAAGGTCACTTTGGCAAGCTGGTACTGTTGGTTTTTATTGGCTGCCCTTGCAAAATGATAGTGGGCATATAAGGCCAGCTTTCCATAATTATTATAATCCAAATAAGGCCTCAGCTGCTCCATCGCCTCCTCTGGACTTCCGCTGTCAATCAATCTCACGGCAGAGCTGTAGCCTGTCCCTGTCTGCTGGGCCAGCACTGGACTGCCCAACAATATGACAAGCAATAAAAATATGTTTATCTTTCTCATGGGTAAATTTTACTTACAATCATTTTGAAGACACTGGCTGCCCTGTCCAAAATAGCAGGTAGTTCATTTTGAATGATGTGAAACTGAGCAGCCTCTAAACAACCAGTGTCCGTCCACGGTTAAACTCAAATTCTATACCTTATTTAAGACGGATTACGAATTTAATTGATTTTGAAACAAAACCACATAAAAAAAGCCTGATTTACATCAGGCTTTTGCTTTATTCCCATTCAATGGTCGCAGGCGGCTTAGAGCTGATGTCATACACCACTCGATTGACCCCTTTTACCTTATTGATAATTTCATTGGATATTTTTCCCAAAAACTCGTACGGCAAATGCACCCAGTCAGCGGTCATGCCATCCACAGACGTCACCGCCCTCAGCGCTATCACTTGTTCATAGGTCCGCTCATCTCCCATCACACCTACAGACTGAACAGGAAGCAAAATCGCACCTGCCTGCCACACGCTATCATAGAGCTTATCGTCTTTAAGGCCTTGGATGAAGATATGATCGACCTCTTGCAGAATGGCCACTTTCGCTGGGGTAATGTCTCCCAAAATCCGAATAGCCAGTCCTGGCCCAGGAAATGGATGCCTCCCAATGATATTCTCAGGAATCTGCAGTGCACGCCCCACTTCCCTTACTCCATCCTTAAACAGGGTATTGAGTGGCTCCACCACCTTCAATTTCATAAAATCCGGCAAACCACCTACATTATGGTGCGACTTGATCGTGGCAGAAGGCCCATTTACAGAAACAGATTCAATGACATCAGGATAGATCGTTCCCTGACCAAGCCATTTTACTCCTTGGATTTTATGCGCCTCATCGTCAAAGACTTCGATAAAAGTATTCCCGATCGCCTTTCGTTTATCTTCAGGATCACTCTTTCCAGCCAAAGCATCATAAAAACGCTGCTTGGCATCCACCCCGATCACATTCAGACCAAGGTACTTATAGGAATCGAGCACTTCTTCGTATTCATTTTTTCGCAACAGGCCATTGTCCACAAATACACAGGTCAGGTTATCCCCTATCGCCCTGTGGATCAGCGTCGCGGCCACAGAAGAATCCACTCCTCCTGACAGGCCCATGACCACTTTATCCCCCCCGATCTTCTCCTTCAATTCATCAATGGTCGCATCGATAAACACATCAGAAGTCCAATCCTGACTGCACCCACAAATCTGCACGACAAAATTTCTCAGCACGTTTTTGCCCTCCTCAGAATGCGTTACTTCCGGGTGAAACTGGATACCAAATGTCTGCTCATTTGGCACCTTAAATGCAGCCACCTTCACCGAAGCAGTACTGGAAATTATCTCCCAGCCATCCGGGAGGTCCTTGATCGTATCACCATGGGACATCCACACTTGGGAGCCATGCGAGACCTCATGAAACAAATCATTGTGCTTGTCGATAAAATTCAGGTTGGCCCGGCCGTATTCCCTGATTTCAGAAGGCGCCACATTGCCGCCATACTTTTGGGCGAGCAATTGGGATCCATAGCAAACACCCAAAAGGGGCAATTTACCTCTGAACTGCTCAAGGTCTATATCTGGAGAGCCTTCATCCCTAACCGAGCAGGGGCTGCCCGATAGGATCACACCTTTTATATCGGAGGTGATTTCCGGGATGTTGTTATAGGGGTGGATTTCACAGTACACATCGAGTTCTCTTACTCTTCTGGCAATAAGCTGTGTGTACTGGGATCCAAAATCTAGGATAAGTATCTGTTCTGCCATGCGCAAAGGTAATCACACTTCCATTAACGGAAAAGCCGGAACTGAAAATTTCGAAATTTTATTTGGAAAAAAAATGTCACCCTTTGCTTTCGCTCAGGGTGACATTCCGATCTTCTATGGTAATCTAAAAGATTTACAGTCTAACTATTTGTGGTTATATTCTCACACCGGTATTTCCTCCCCCTTCAAGGGTAATGCTTACAGGCTTGTTGGTTTTCCAAGAACCTCCTGTAAAGTCCGGCACATCGATGGAAGTGGCCCTATTGGCCACAGACCATTCGGACAGTGGTGAGATCGCACTCCAAAGCGCAGCGTCATACACATCCTGATCCAGGGGAAGGCCATTTCTCAGGCAATCCACCAGTCTCCAGGTCATCATAAAGTCCATGCCACCATGACCACCGATCTTTTTGGCCATTTCACCCACTTTTTTGGTGATTTCTGGCGTATATTTTTCTTCCAGTTCAGTCATCTGCTCATCCGAAAACCAGCGGTGTCCTGTTGCCACACCTTGCTTAGGCCATTTTCTGGCGATGCCTTTGGTACCGCTGACCAAGTGAATTCTTGAATATGGCCTTGGAGAAGTCACATCGTGCTGGATCATGATGGACTTGCCTTTCTTGGTTTTCACCATGGTCGTATTCAGGTTGCCACGGAACTGCATATTGGCATATGAGGCAAAGAAATCATCATCCTCTGCCAGTTCCTGGGCGTGCTTCTGCATCATGAAATCATTGCTGGACAAGGAGGTCAGGTAATCCATCTGGTCACCCCTGTTGATGTCCATGACTTGGCAGATTGGACCTAAGCCGTGTGTCGCATAGAGGTTGCCGTTTCTGTGGGCGTTTTCCTTAAGCCTCCACATGTCCTCATAGCCACCTTCTTTCTTAAAGTTTAGCCCCAGCAGATCATGCAGATAAGCACCTTCTCCGTGGATCACATCCCCAAAGAAGCCGTCCCTGGCCATATTGAGCGTCATCATTTCGAAGAAATCATAGCAGCAATTCTCCATCATCATGCAGTGCTTCTTGGTACGCTCGGAGGTCTCCACCAGCTCCCAGCATTCCTCTAGCGTCTTGGCAGCAGGCACCTCGATGGCCACGTGCTTGTCAGACTCCATTGCATGCACGGCCATTGGCACGTGCCACTCCCAAGGCGTTAGTATAAACACAATATCCAGGTCATCACGATCCACCAGCTTTTTCCAAGCATAGGCCGACCCAGAATAGGTATCCGGATCATGCGGGGAATCCTTCAGCATTTCCTTCACCTTGTCCACTTTCTCGGGAACCAGGTCACAGATTGCTTTGATCTCTACGCCTTTTATCTTACTCATTCGTTCCACATGTCCAGGACCTCGCATGCCCAAGCCTATAAAGCCAGCCCGTACCGTATCCAACTTAGGAGCACCGTAACCCGACATGTTAAATCGTTGGTTATTTTTTCTTTTGCTCTGTCTTAATACTTCGTCCAACTGTGGCTGGGTAAACCCGCTCATACCAGCTCCTACCAACCCCATACCTGCAAGCCCGGAAAGCTTAAGAAAATCTCTTCTATTATTGCTCATAATGATGACTTTTATGGTTAGTGTAATTATTAATTTTCCAAAACAGCTTTGTTCCGGTCGTCATTCAAAACCGTAAACCCTGGCCGCATTGGTATAGAATAGTTTTTGTAAAACTCCTTTAGGTAAATTAAGTCCGCGGAATTTACCGGAAAACTCAGGTGCCTCCAGCTCCTTGTCGGTTGCGAAGAAGTCCCAGTGAAAATTCCACAAATGTTCAAATCGATCCGCCACTCCCTGATCGCCAAAAGAACCATCGTCGATCACATCCGTACCGTACATGATCCTATCCTGGTACTTGATCATAAACGCCCGTACATCCTCCCGGCGTTCTTTGGCCTGTAACTGTAAATGGCAAACCCTCTCGGCCACATCGGTCAAAAGATTAGGATACTTATCCAGCCTTGTGGCCACTTGGTCTATGCTCCATTCCATGCTCAGCAAGTGCAAGCCTACAAATTGAAGATTTGGATGGCGCTCCAACATCCTGTCCCTTGCCTCCATTTGCGCTTGATATGAAGGGTATTCCGGATGTAGGAACATATGGTATTCAGGATGGCCACTAAAATAATTCCGGTCCGAGTCCACCGTCATTTCTTCCAAAGGAAGCCAGCAGTTTTTTGGCTCCCCCTGATGGCCAATCAACAGGATGTGATTTTTCTCAAGATAATCCAAGATAGGCGCGACCCGCTCATCATCTATCATGATAAACTGACCTTGGCTGTCTTTTAGATCCATCCCAATATTCTTCCAAATCTTCACCCCGGAAGCTCCCTTCTCCAAGCCCCGCTTTATTTGTTCGATGGCCCTCGTGGCCCAGCCCTCCTCATTTATCCCTTCTGTAGAAAATGAGGTGACAAATCTAATCCGGTTTGGGTATTGGCTGTCCAGTTGTTTGAGTACCTCTTGTTGGCCCTCGATGGAATCAAAAAAAGGTATCTCTGTATTGATCGAAAGAAAGGAAGCGCCATACTCAAGGGCTTTTTCCATTTTTTCGATGGAATGTGTATTTAAATGTACGTGTGCGTCTATAAAAGGACGAATCATTTATTTATCGTTTTTCATGATATCCAACTTATAACTCACCAAATCAGTCACTTCTTTGGTGGCTTTCGGGAAGACCTTCCGCAAGTCGATTTCTTCATTTTCAAGCAGCAGTTGCTGCAAGGTCTTCATGAAAATATTTTTGATTTCAGTCGCCAGGTTCACTTTGCAGATGCCTCGGGTGATGGCTTTCCGTAACTGTTCCTCAGAAACTCCTGAGCTACCATGAAGGACCAAGGTCGCCTCTGTGGCCGCTGCTATTTCACTTAATAGATCAAATTGCAATTTAGGCTCTTGTTTATAAAAGCCATGTGCCGTACCAATGGAAATCGCCAGTGCATCCACCCCGGTTTGCTCGACGAAGGTTTTGGCCTCCTCGGCTGTTGTAAACCCTTGGTGCTCGTGAGACTGACCCAGTTTGGCCACATACCCCAGCTCAGCTTCCACGTTTGCACCGTATTTATGTGCTCTCTTTACCACTTCCTGGGTGATTTTCACATTTTCATTAAAAGGCAACTCACTACCGTCAATCATCACCGAGTCAAATCCGGCATCCAAGCAAGCCTGTACCAGCTCGACACTGCCACCATGATCCAAATGGATCCAGCCTTCTACTCCATACTCCTTCAGTGCTGCACGCCCCATGGCGACTGCCGTATTAAGCCCCATATAGTCTATCGAACTCTTGGTCAATTGTAAAATCACGGGCTCGTCCAAGGTGGACGCAGCCTTCATGACACCCTGTAGTGTTTCCAGGTTATAGAAATTGGTGGCCAATAACCCACGTTTTTGGGCTGTAAATCCCTGTAATTTATGCTTTAACTTCATGACAATGATTAGATTTTTTGATTAAACTGGGACTTTGCCCGTTCTTTTACTGCCGCCAGGGATTTAAAAGCCCCCGTTCCTCCTGCTGCGGTGGTGTTCAGAGC from Echinicola soli encodes the following:
- a CDS encoding class II fructose-bisphosphate aldolase, giving the protein MKLKHKLQGFTAQKRGLLATNFYNLETLQGVMKAASTLDEPVILQLTKSSIDYMGLNTAVAMGRAALKEYGVEGWIHLDHGGSVELVQACLDAGFDSVMIDGSELPFNENVKITQEVVKRAHKYGANVEAELGYVAKLGQSHEHQGFTTAEEAKTFVEQTGVDALAISIGTAHGFYKQEPKLQFDLLSEIAAATEATLVLHGSSGVSEEQLRKAITRGICKVNLATEIKNIFMKTLQQLLLENEEIDLRKVFPKATKEVTDLVSYKLDIMKNDK
- a CDS encoding amidohydrolase family protein; translation: MEKALEYGASFLSINTEIPFFDSIEGQQEVLKQLDSQYPNRIRFVTSFSTEGINEEGWATRAIEQIKRGLEKGASGVKIWKNIGMDLKDSQGQFIMIDDERVAPILDYLEKNHILLIGHQGEPKNCWLPLEEMTVDSDRNYFSGHPEYHMFLHPEYPSYQAQMEARDRMLERHPNLQFVGLHLLSMEWSIDQVATRLDKYPNLLTDVAERVCHLQLQAKERREDVRAFMIKYQDRIMYGTDVIDDGSFGDQGVADRFEHLWNFHWDFFATDKELEAPEFSGKFRGLNLPKGVLQKLFYTNAARVYGFE